The genomic window AGATAAACCCAGAAGGAAAAAAAGAATAGAAGAGAAATATGTACCCCCAAAACCTGATTTGAGAGAAGGTTCTGTTGCTGTAAGAACCACATTCTACTGCCCTTTCTTCGGAGTCGTGAGGATGACCACCCATGTGACCAATTACGAAGAAATCAAAGAATTCGTATAATCTTTGTatgacaataacaaaaaaaaaagaagttttatttcttcttaGAATTAGAAGGAAAACGATAGGaacttataactttaatttataaataacagaatcaaaaacaataataaatagatcAAGTGTCATCTTTTTTGATTTCCTTTGAGCCTTCATTCATGAATCTTCTATTAAATCTCCTTGTCATATATGGATCTTCGTAGTAATTATCGACTTTGTAAGTATCGAATGTGTTCAGGAATCCATTGACCGCAGTTTTGAACGCTCGCCTGTAACTGGTTACCGGCATTCTTCGTCTCAGCATCACGACAGGTTCAAACGGTATCACCATTCCCGCAGCGGTAGCTATCAGTGGTATTAGTGGAGCTGGCAGATAGTACGCTACTATTTCCATGACCCCATTGACCATGCACGTACCTATATTATGAAGGACTGTATTTACTTTTTGCGATGATAGAATTTTTTCCACTGGCAGTTTGAGAATGtcataaaaactctttattgGGTTTTGCTCTTGCGTTACATCAGTGAGATTAGCTTCATCTATCTCTTCTATCGCATCGCTGTGAACGTCAATAATGTTCGATTTCtctgatttattatatgtaacccGACTTTCATTGAATGTGTCTGGATGATCGTTTGCTTTTGTAAAGTTAATTTCCTCTGTCTACAATATATGcgatgtaaattatatacgactaaatatcatacatacagattcttttatatcatacaattATCTTAATACTTACACCTCGAGCATAACTCAAAAGGAAtaggataatttttatatataattccatATTCTATATACGATAcggtaaattttacatttgttattgtaaaagTCGTTTGTAGCAAGTAACAAtgcttatttatattgagaactgtaataaacatttggtacaatttttatttttttatttttttacatatcataaatacatttataatctcgcagccaatatatttatttcgtataaGGAGTGTAAATGCAATTTGCGATTTCATTTTATCGGTTACTTTGTCTATAGTTATATTCGGAACCtgttgtttatttaagttattaggTAGAAAATAACGAAACCGTAATTgctaattaaaatctaatttcaCTAATCTAAAAAGTATCACGCATTTACCTACGTCTAGACATTAATAGGATTCTTGGGCGTTAACTCGAAGAAGTCaagacaaattttaatttagtgcACTAAAATGAATTTGCTGTCGTTTTTAATTCTGGGCATAATTTTTGTAGTGGAGGTATTTGCGCAGGTTAGTTTTGTAATTACTgtactgtaataaataaataaataaataaataaataaatataactgttatttatatataaaaataaagtaactcaaatattctatttatgtattcaaaCAAACTATAGGTATAAAATATGGTCTCATATTGCTGCCTTTGATGTTACCAGAAATAGGATTGCAATCTCCTTATTCCAGGAAGTGTTTTGTGATACtttcattcatatttactGAACAGAATCCATACAATCgtcttttgaataaataaaaatagtattgtgttatttagggatttgttattttgttctttggatttattgtatattttatataaaacttataaactggTTGGATACAGCGTTTCATTTTACACGTTTTACTTCTTATAGATTTAGgagttataacttttttataaaatattattatatttaatatcgtattgtaatatttaaagctGAGAAATCCTTTATAAGAAAGTTATTAATGTCGTTATTGTTTAATgaagattattatttcagGTTCCGTATGACTACATACCTTTGGGTCGACAAGCTCGTAGGGACCGCCAGCAACCTCATCCTTCCGATATTAATCTAAATTATGAGAGGCTTTTCCCTATGCGACGCGAAGGCTTTGATTAGTTCTATTATATTTGCCCCAATTTAATGCATAACACGTCAGTATTACAACTCGATGCAGCAAAATGTTACtaagtttcattatatttatttatatgttcgtgttataaacaaaataaaatttcgttttaaaatcaCAATAGGTAGATAAGGTTacagttgtattattttttaaagtaatttaatatcaatcatTGTTGTTgacgattaaaaaaatatgatgtttgtattcatttgccggttttttatttattactcaagtgaaaccttaattttttctaGGTATTAAGaacattcaatttattaataaccttACTTAATTTTGGTTAGTCAATATGTCATAATTATGGTCGAAATTTTAGGTGATCTGATCCTATGTTAAGGGATAAATTCACAGTTCCTCAACGAGTCCACTGGAAAACAAACGTGGTAACAACTAAGATTATATTCATTGgcctatacatacatatatatattaggccTGTTTCAATTGCCAACGGAGGTTCTGTTCTCATAGTTGTTGCCAAATATGTTTACTTTGGTAAAACTATCCAACTAAGTCGGTCCTCCTACGAGAGAGGCGGAAATCGTCAAACCAGTCTCGGATTTGGTTTTCCAAAGCTGCCTATGTTCTTGTCGATGTCATGAGTGTTCTATTGCTCAAAGGTTTGAGCAATATGTATTGtcaataactttttatgaTTGTTATAGGCTATATCAACAGTTTATTTACAGCTTCTATCTTCTTTCGTTGgctataaaaatgaataaatcatAATTCAGACAATAGCACGCttcactttattataataggtataaaaattacattgtacTTAAATATAAGTGGGATAatcttaatgataaatatgaacTAGTTAGGGCCGCTTGCTGCTCGCAGACTTGCTACAAGCTCGTCTACGTTGACATGAGACGGTACGGGAGAGGCGAGTTCGGCGTATCTGCCAGTATAGTCTACGTTGTACTCATCCTGGTTCTGTAacagaacaaatatataattgttatatatatatagtatgtatataacttCTATTTGTCAGCTATTTCAACACATCTTTGCGATgatctgtttaatttttatatattaatttcgatgaatatttaaagttaaatattcatgCTATTCATGAGATTTTCTCGCTGAAtgattagaaatataatatgcagACACGGTATACCGGGAccatatattatgtactatTTACTTTACACGACGTTTATGCCACGTTGCACTTACAATGTCACAATGtgtttatacataatacatgAACGTGTCATTTCCgctgatttaatattatatttttaaacattctaGTTGATAAAATACACAAGTAGACGGAaggtattaagaaaaaataagttaatagtGATTTCTAAGTTCGgttaaatttggttaggtttCTTGCAGATCACAAAGTAAGAAAGCGCTAATCTTAGTCTcatgatgtttttaaatatttaaattagtctatataaattatccatgacataaatatttaaaactaaatatatggCTCTGTATTTGAttgatttctattttaaaaggaCACAAAGAATGTCCTTAATACATATCATGTGATTTTAATTTGGAGGAGTTAAAATTCAACTcgaatcttattttataaagtttttttttttgctgaaaTATCTTAAGCGTTACCTTGCAGTAAACCTCAGAAGGaaagcatatatattttaatgtataaaaggTGAAAATGTTTCGCGTCTTGTTAGCATCTGCGTGGCATTTGAAGAGTACTTGAAGACGTGTAGtattaaagtgaaaaatgTTTCGGAGTCGGTTTTAGGACTGtggtattgaaaataattgtatgCGCTAAAGtacatgataaaaatataagttttttagaATTGAGTACCGAGAATTCATAAATTTCGTATGGAGGAACAGCTAAATTTGGTCCGACTGATATTTTGGTTGgtgaatttttactttaattgaaCAATCGCACTCCCCAATTTTCTGAATTAGAATGTAATTCAGAAATAAATGGAAGTAACCTCCACGggtataaatcaaatttaaattttaaacttattaatcgCAGTATATGGGTCTTTGGATTTATGgattcgttaataaatttttatatctggaGAGAGAGAATCTcatttatattagtaattataagaaatgaaaaattttgaacaTATTACTTTGAATCGAATCGCAAAATAGAGAAAGTCCATAATTGTTGTAAGTcatataaatagcttttacAATTGGGCTTTTTATTGGGTAAAAAGGGttcttatgataaaataatcctGACTTTTGAGCTAATGAAAGAAATTCAAAAGAATTTCTCGTTTGAAACATAATACTGACAAAAATAAGAGGACTTAGATGGTTTCCCTCACTATTTAACACGGAATATTTATTCCAAACAAGTTAAAGATGATATTATTGCCTTTTAATGctgtaataatatacaatcgTATAAGAACGAAGCTGGTGAGCTTAatcccattttttttatcgacaaATATTCCTAATACTGTTACCAACCGTTACCAAATGTATAGTTATGGTGGCCTGGAgattaaaggcccgcctctcatacgtgagggcgcgggttcgaaacctggcaggTACCGATGTGAtattttccgagtcatatgcactttctaagagtatttaaacACCACTGGCTGGAACAGGCTATAGCAAGTCTTGGGGTCTAAATAGACCCAAAATCACTaatacgtgatgaccacgacgagtctgcaaagactctaGCCACGATGATGAGCAAATATTAccaacaattttataactatatatttaccaTCGCCCAGCAATGTGCAACAAGTACAAGGAACGCGCAGAACAGCAGCCACTTCATGATCTCAGTGACAAACTAATGTGACTCTCCTTAAGACTATTCCGTTTTATATCGAATGTTTgacgttaatataatttatagagcACATCTGTTACGCTCCAAATTGAATACGCTAAGTGATCGAATTCACGATTTGATTGATTATACACAGTCCGTGTGAATAAATGATGATATATCAAGAATACTATGCACTGAGTCATGATAATCAAACTAGCTTAAATCTATGGAacattaatactatattaaatttcctttTCAAAGGATTTATTGCTTCATCAAAGCCGTAAAGTGAAAGAAACGCATTGAGAAATAAAGTGTTTTGAATTAGTATGTGGCTAATgaagattttttcttattattccCTATAAGATATCTTAGGTATAACACCATTTCCACTAGCAATGAGTTGATGCAATGTTACTGATTACGTATACCAAGATATGTCTACTCGTACTCAACATTGTCTATAgacctttatttatttcctgtaggtttctattaaaatattcatcaatttattacaattctaACACAAAAGGCTGCTTTTTGTATTTGATCATGCACCATCCCTTTCACTCTTATTGTGAATCGATTTAACTTCTCGTTCTAACAACCCCTAATGTAATTTCATCTGTACACACCTCTTGACccaaatttatacattaattttcgAAGAGAGTCGCGGTCCAAAATTAGTGGATTATCGAATCAggttttttcaaacaaattaaatcttatcttttaaagttttttgttagttgacacaaaaaagaaatatttaaaacaatttatatgtttaaaaaagataaagaatagcaataaaataataaaaaaaaagattttagcaTTAGTTTACgtgaaaaatcttaatttttattgacatagtGCTTTCACGGCCTACGATTTCATTTGGATGGTaggtatgaaataattaaaggcgaaaattgataaaaaaaattaacaaacttaACTATACCTGGTTTTAGAAGCAAtaagacatatattttaatatgattttcaaacaaaacgtTACaaggataattaaaattttgttttttatacactttaaaactTAGGTGTTGGCTTAAGTGTGTTGTGACTTTAATTGCACAAACGAGTGATTGGAAATTGGCACTGTTTTATTACACTATcagagaaacaaaaaaaaatgtgaacatACCAGCCTTCCTTGGatctacttaaaaaatattgcaaaatgtATTCATTGGTAAATATCCGTGTTGAATGAAAAAGTCTCCGCAACATCTAATAACCTTGTCATATATAagcatttaatttgataagttGAGTTAATGATGTAGTAGCCAATAGACTAAATCATACACTCAATTACAACGGTCggaaaaaactaaatttatatagtaataattagttaatCTTTTACTtccaatgtaataaaaaagttccTAACTAGACAACACTCCCTGGCTATACATTACTCTATCACACCGTTAAAATGACaacgaaattttattgtttaataaatttaaatatgcttGATCGTAATGCTTAAGTTCATAATccataagttattaaaaaaaaggcatctttaaattaatcttttcatatttataatttaataacataatcaaGACTATATTaagttgatttatatatttcccgTTGCTTGCAACTCACAC from Danaus plexippus chromosome 27, MEX_DaPlex, whole genome shotgun sequence includes these protein-coding regions:
- the LOC116775769 gene encoding uncharacterized protein LOC116775769, whose protein sequence is MELYIKIILFLLSYARGTEEINFTKANDHPDTFNESRVTYNKSEKSNIIDVHSDAIEEIDEANLTDVTQEQNPIKSFYDILKLPVEKILSSQKVNTVLHNIGTCMVNGVMEIVAYYLPAPLIPLIATAAGMVIPFEPVVMLRRRMPVTSYRRAFKTAVNGFLNTFDTYKVDNYYEDPYMTRRFNRRFMNEGSKEIKKDDT